The following coding sequences are from one Dromaius novaehollandiae isolate bDroNov1 chromosome 24, bDroNov1.hap1, whole genome shotgun sequence window:
- the LOC135323570 gene encoding von Willebrand factor A domain-containing protein 5B1-like produces the protein MLNFCPDLRTVQPDLGKAHGEFVFLVDRSGSMSAVDISRVKDALLVVLKSLRPACLFNVVGFRSTFKALFPASQTYCEESLAIACESVKRIRADMGAANVFSPLKWVVRQPIHRGHPRLLFLLTRGAAGDTGKVLELLRNHACSTRCYSFGIGREPCRRLVRGLAAVSKGSAEFPAEGERLQPKDQGTGSKRETRDKIRTSRKQLQCQPS, from the exons ATGCTGAACTTCTGCCCCGACCTGAGGACGGTCCAGCCCGACCTCGGCAAAGCCCACGGGGAGTTCGTCTTCCTCGTGGACCGCAGCGGAAGCATGAGCGCCGTCGACATCAGCCGCGTCAAG GATGCCCTGCTGGTGGTTCTCAAGAGCCTGAGGCCAGCGTGTCTCTTCAACGTCGTCGGGTTCAGATCGACCTTCAAGGCGCTGTTCCCCGCCAGCCAGACCTACTGCGAG GAGAGCCTGGCCATCGCCTGCGAGAGCGTCAAGAGGATCCGGGCCGACATGGGCGCCGCCAACGTCTTCTCGCCCTTGAAGTGGGTCGTTCGGCAGCCGATCCACAGGGGCCACCCCAGGCTGCTCTTCCTGCTgacccgcggggccgccggcgatACGGGCAAGGTCCTCGAGCTGCTGCGAAACCACGCGTGCTCCACCAG GTGCTACAGCTTCGGCATCGGGCGGGAGCCCTGCAGGAGGCTGGTTCGCGGGCTGGCCGCCGTGTCCAAGGGCAGCGCTGAATTCCCGGCGGAGGGGGAGAGGCTGCAGCCCAAG GACCAGGGAACCGGCAGCAAGAGAGAGACGAGAGACAAGATCAGGACATCGAGGAAACAACTCCAGTGCCAGCCCAGCTGA
- the LOC112990633 gene encoding ATP-dependent RNA helicase DDX19B, translated as MATDSWALAVDEQEAAAESLSNLHLKEEKTKPDANGAVVKADDNVEKTEDEEKEDRAAQSLLNKLIRSNLVDTTNQVEVLQRDPTSPLYSVKSFEELRLKPQLLQGVYAMGFNRPSKIQENALPMMLAEPPQNLIAQSQSGTGKTAAFVLAMLSRVEPGNKYPQCLCLSPTYELALQTGKVIEQMGKFYPELKLAYAVRGNKLERGQKISEQIVIGTPGTVLDWCSKLKFIDPKKIKVFVLDEADVMIATQGHQDQSIRIQRMLPRDCQMLLFSATFEDSVWKFAQKVVPDPNIIKLKREEETLDTIKQYYVLCNNRDEKFQALCNIYGAITIAQAMIFCHTRKTAGWLAAELSKEGHQVALLSGEMMVEQRAAVIERFREGKEKVLVTTNVCARGIDVEQVSVVINFDLPVDKDGNPDNETYLHRIGRTGRFGKRGLAINMVDSKHSMNILNRIQEHFNKKINKLDTDDLDEIEKITN; from the exons atggccacCGACTCCTGGGCCCTGGCCGTGGACGAGCAGGAGGCGGCCGCCGAGTCG CTGAGCAATTTACAcctgaaggaggagaaaaccaagCCGGACGCCAACG GTGCCGTCGTCAAGGCGGATGACAACGTGGAGAAGACGGAGGATGAGGAAAAAG AGGACAGAGCTGCCCAGTCCTTGTTAAACAAGCTAATTCGCAGTAACTTGGTTGACACAACGAATCAAgtggaagtgctgcagagggatCCCACGTCGCCCCTCTACTCCGTGAAGTCCTTTGAGGAATTACGACT GAAGCCGCAGCTTCTGCAAGGAGTCTACGCCATGGGCTTCAACAGACCGTCGAAGATACAAGAGAACGCCCTGCCCATGATGCTTGCTGAACC CCCGCAGAACTTGATCGCACAATCTCAGTCTGGTACTGGTAAGACAGCTGCCTTCGTCTTAGCCATGCTCAGCCGTGTTGAACCTGGGAACAAGTATCCACAG TGTTTGTGCCTTTCCCCAACGTATGAGCTGGCGCTTCAAACAGGAAAAGTGATTGAACAGATGGGGAAGTTTTATCCAGAGCTGAAACTCGCGTACGCTGTCCGAGGCAATAAAC TGGAGAGGGGTCAGAAGATCTCTGAGCAGATTGTAATCGGCACACCTGGCACTGTGCTGGACTGGTGTTCCAAACTGAAATTCATAGATCCCAAGAAAATCAAAGTGTTTGTCTTGGATGAGGCTGATGTGATGATAGCGACCCAGGGCCATCAGGATCAAAGCATCCGCATTCAGAG AATGCTCCCCAGAGACTGCCAGATGCTTCTGTTTTCAGCCACTTTTGAGGATTCTGTGTGGAAGTTTGCTCAAAAAGTTGTTCCTGATCCAAACATTATCAAACTGAAGCGAGAGGAGGAAACACTGGACACTATTAAGCAGTACTACGTTCTGTGCAATAACAGAGACGAAAAGTTCCAGGCTCTCTGTAATATCTACGGCGCTATCACCATTGCCCAGGCCATGATCTTCTGTCAT ACTCGGAAGACGGCTGGCTGGCTGGCGGCAGAGCTCTCAAAGGAAGGCCACCAGGTGGCATTGCTCAGCGGCGAAATGATGGTAGAGCAAAGAGCCGCAGTCATAGAGCGTTTCCGAGAGGGCAAAGAGAAAGTGCTGGTGACCACAAACGTCTGTGCCAGAG GGATTGATGTAGAGCAGGTCTCGGTTGTTATCAATTTTGACCTTCCTGTGGATAAAGATGGCAACCCAGATAATGAGACTTATCTGCACCGGATTGGACGTACAGGTCGTTTTGGCAAGCGAGGACTGGCTATTAACATGGTGGACAGCAAGCACAGCATGAATATTCTCAACAGAATCCAGGAACACTTCA ACAAAAAGATAAACAAATTGGATACTGACGACTTGGATGAAATTGAGAAGATAACTAACTGA
- the UBXN10 gene encoding UBX domain-containing protein 10 yields the protein MATAALLNVAPSDHYFPSSTAAAFFWTTAINMHVTRPKSAKGRTRSSFSYSHRVEAYPCRAPSPPPPAAARESGSGRRTLPTKLAFPSGQVSPEEIPELLQQVPLRTSSSLNKYRVLPSIGRKGSGNSAVEAVTEQTSRLKMSRGQEEAQKIKPLPREQGSASKLSESEEPTEEGSHARCPPEKPGRKMRQESSSLSTLHLEEPLKKEPSLLLAIRSPSGQRFEHHFKPTDSLQAVLAVAEQKTTTKYKHCSVETMEVPRRSFSDLTRSLQECGILHKSVLCILQKEQQEADPSGSEDCGTNAIMPL from the coding sequence ATGGCCACAGCGGCTCTTCTGAACGTAGCACCATCTGACCACTACTTCCCTTCAagcacagcagctgctttctTTTGGACAACCGCCATCAACATGCACGTGACCAGGCCAAAATCTGCCAAGGGACGCACGCGGTCGAGCTTCAGTTACTCTCACCGGGTGGAAGCCTATCCTTGCAGAGCGCCATCTCCCCCTCCGCCGGCAGCTGCCCGGGAATCGGGAAGTGGCCGGAGAACGTTGCCGACAAAACTGGCCTTCCCGTCTGGCCAGGTGTCTCCCGAAGAAATCCCGGAGCTCCTGCAGCAAGTGCCTTTGAGGACCTCCTCCTCCCTGAACAAGTACCGGGTGCTCCCTTCCATCGGCCGGAAAGGCTCAGGGAACAGCGCTGTGGAAGCCGTAACTGAGCAGACCAGCAGACTGAAAATGAGCAGGGGACAGGAGGAAGCTCAAAAAATCAAACCTCTTCCTAGAGAACAAGGATCTGCCAGCAAATTGTCAGAAAGTGAAGAACCTACTGAAGAAGGCTCACACGCTCGGTGTCCTCCTGAGAAGCcaggaaggaaaatgagacaAGAGAGCTCTTCATTGTCCACTTTACATTTGGAAGAGCCACTGAAAAAAGAGCCAAGTTTGCTGCTCGCTATTAGATCTCCATCTGGTCAAAGATTTGAGCATCATTTCAAGCCTACAGACAGTCTTCAGGCAGTCCTTGCTGTGGCAGAGCAGAAAACCACCACCAAATACAAACACTGTAGTGTTGAAACCATGGAGGTACCTAGGAGGAGTTTTTCTGACCTCACAAGGTCGCTCCAAGAGTGTGGAATCCTCCACAAGTCAGTATTGTGCATCCTACAAAAAGAGCAGCAAGAGGCCGATCCCTCAGGGTCCGAGGACTGCGGCACAAATGCCATCATGCCTCTGTAG
- the LOC112990634 gene encoding phospholipase A2, membrane associated-like — protein MKNLLLFAALLVCEPPPARGSVLELKRMVKSTTGRSALLSYSWYGCFCGIGGRGTPVDATDWCCHAHDCCYRKLRESKCRPLITPYEFDIADGDVTCGDEQSWCKSEICQCDKKVASCLASALHSYNKSYRFYFKLKCRGSKLEC, from the exons ATGAAGAATCTCCTCCTGTTTGCCGCGCTGCTGGTGTGCG AACCGCCGCCGGCACGCGGAAGCGTCCTGGAGTTGAAGCGGATGGTCAAATCCACGACGGGGAGAAGCGCCCTGCTCTCCTACAGCTGGTACGGCTGCTTCTGCGGCATCGGCGGGAGAGGCACCCCCGTGGACGCGACCGACTG GTGCTGCCATGCCCACGACTGCTGCTACCGAAAGCTGAGAGAGAGCAAGTGCAGGCCCCTCATCACCCCCTACGAGTTCGACATCGCCGACGGAGACGTCACCTGTGGTGA TGAGCAGAGCTGGTGCAAGAGCGAGATCTGCCAATGCGACAAGAAGGTGGCTTCGTGCCTCGCGAGTGCCCTGCATTCCTACAACAAATCCTACCGTTTCTATTTCAAACTGAAATGCCGAGGGAGCAAGCTGGAGTGCTGA
- the LOC112990637 gene encoding basic phospholipase A2 CoaTx-II-like isoform X2 yields the protein MNSLLALAVLFTWGTVVAHGNLWDLQQMITQTTGCPAVLYYAFYGCYCGWGGHGQPKDATDRCCQRHDACYDTLLHHRCDAKRQHYRYGWHGSSPLCDPGSWCAQLSCECDRSLALCLRQNRGSYAARYRFYPKYACRW from the exons ATGAACTCCCTCCTTGCGCTTGCTGTGCTCTTCACGTGGG GCACGGTGGTGGCACACGGAAACCTCTGGGACCTGCAGCAAATGATCACGCAGACGACGGGGTGCCCCGCGGTGCTGTATTACGCCTTCTACGGGTGCTACTGCGGCTGGGGGGGCCACGGGCAGCCAAAGGACGCCACGGACAG GTGCTGCCAGCGGCACGACGCCTGCTACGACACCCTCCTGCACCACCGCTGCGATGCCAAGCGGCAGCACTACCGCTACGGCTGGCACGGCAGCAGCCCGCTCTGCG ATCCGGGCTCCTGgtgcgcccagctctcctgcgAGTGCGACCGCAGCCTGGCACTGTGCCTGCGGCAAAACCGCGGCAGCTACGCGGCCCGCTACCGCTTCTACCCCAAGTACGCGTGCCGGTGGTGA
- the LOC112990637 gene encoding basic phospholipase A2 Cdr-13-like isoform X1, which produces MRVLLTLAALLACSALPAGGKLPQFPHTFAPALEGSTVANLSAHGCSAGWGGRGASKAATDRCCLLRACCYAKLAARRCDVARAQHAVTRAGVAACRSRSWCERGACRCERVARLCRVRGWALARPRASRRGKCKAGGRCH; this is translated from the exons ATGAGGGTCCTGCTGACGTTGGCGGCGCTGCTCGCCTGCA GCGCGCTCCCGGCCGGGGGGAAGCTCCCGCAGTTCCCGCACACCTTCGCGCCGGCGCTCGAGGGAAGCACCGTGGCCAACCTGTCCGCCCACGGCTGCTCGGCGGGATGGGGCGGCCGAGGCGCCTCGAAGGCTGCGACGGACCG GTGCTGCCTGCTTCGCGCCTGCTGCTACGCCAAGCTGGCCGCGCGGCGCTGCGACGTCGCCAGGGCCCAGCACGCCGTCACCCGGGCCGGGGTCGCAGCCTGCC GCTCCCGGAGCTGGTGCGAGAGGGGCGCCTGCCGCTGCGAGAGGGTGGCCCGGCTGTGCCGGGTGCGTGGGTGGGCGCTGGCGCGGCCCCGCGCTTCCCGCCGCGGCAAGTGCAAGGCAGGAGGCAGGTGCCACTGA